The DNA sequence CGCATAGCTGTGCAGCAATAGGCCGTGAATGTCGAGATGTTCGGCGAAGGCTTTGTTTTGGCGCAAATCGCCGTAGGCGGTGTCGCCGATAATCGGGTGGGAAATATGTTTTGCATGGCGGCGCAATTGATGTTTGCGTCCGCTTTGCGGTACTAAGCAGGCAAGGCTGTAGTGCGAAGTGGGATAGCGCGCGCTACTGGCAAAAGGCAATTCCACCTGTGCCAGCGGCGTGAATCGGCTGCATGCGGCTTTAGCTTCTGTTAAGGCTTTACGATGCTTGTCGGCAATCGCATCGTAAATCGGCTTTAAAGGATAGTCGATTGTCTGTGCTTGCAGATAGCCGCGCAGCACCGCATGATAGCGTTTCTCTACCCCTCCGCTGTCAAATTGCGCCTTAAGCGCTGCGGCGGTGGCAGATTGCAGGGCAAACAGCACGATGCCCGAGGTCGGACGATCAAGGCGGTGCACCGGATACAGATACTGTCCGATTTGATCGCGCAATTGCTGCAACAGAAAATCTTGCGCGCGGCGATCCAAATTGCTGCGGTGCACAAACAAGCCTGCCGGCTTATGCACCGCAATGAGATAATCGTCCCGATATAAAATGCTTAAGGCTTCAGACATGCGTACCGATTGGTATCGGTCGTTTACCCAAACCTGTAATCAAATAAGCATTAAAGAGCAGGAAAAAGACGCTGGTGATATTGTGCGCCAAAATGGCATTACTCATCGAGCAGGTATAAAACGCCGCACAGACTGCTATACCCGACCATGCCATCGTTCTCTGTTCCGCCGTCAAAGGAAAACGCAAAGCGCGCAGATAAAGATAGGCAGGATAGGCATACATCAGCAAAGTGGCAGTACCGCCCAAAAGCCCATAGCGCACAAAGATATCGATAAAATCATTATGCACATGGTTAAAACCTTTGACGGCTGTCGCACAGAATCCTTGATCGGCTGCCTCTATCATCATCTGCTTTAATTCACCCCCCAAACCCAGCCAAGGCTGCTCGGCAAAGAGATGCCAGCTGCATTGCCACATCGCCAAACGCGCGCCTTGCGAGGAATGGGCATTGCCGGATTGAAATTGCTGTATGTCATACCAAATTTGCATGACACGTCCTGAAATATGCAGCTGCGGAATGCTGCATAAGAGCGCAATAAATGCGGATACACCCAGCAGCATAACAATAGCGGTTTTAAGCCGTTTGCCGCCTTCCTGCGCCGCAATATACAGCGCCATTGTCGGTAAGAGCACCAGCCAGCCGCCGCGTCCGCCGGTCAAGAATGCTCCCGCCAATGCCAATAAAGCCGCTGCATGCAATAGCCACCAACTCAACCCGAAACGCCGATAAGCAAAGCTTGCAAATAAGGCCGCCGTTCCCATAATCATCACCATATCTGAATATTGGATTTGATTCTGGTAGCCATAGCCACTGCCGATGCCCTTGCCTTGAATCACGCGCGCGATAAAGACCACCGTAAATGCCGCCGCAATGCCCAAGACCAGACTAATCGCATAGCAGTGCATCGAGGGGCGCCAACGCCAAATGGCAATCACAAGCGGCACAGCCAACAGATAACGCCCCAAGCGCTCATAAGCGCCGATCGGCTCATCGCCTGCATATAAAAACAGCAGCATCAAGCCGACATAGACTAAGAGCAGCAGCGACCATTGCCGTGTTGCCTGCGATAAAGGCGGCATCTGCCGCCATGTAAACAGACTCAAAATGCCGGCCAAAGCGATAGCGCCTGCGCCATAGCCGTAACTGCTGCGCACAACAAAAGCCAAAACAAAGGCAAGCAGCCAAAAGCTGCCTACCCAAAAACGCCCCAACTGAAAACCTTGCCGAATAGAATTAACTGCCATGACGACGCACCGCTGCTTTGAACGCGCCATAACCTGCGGCATCCATCTCATCATAAGGAATGAATTTCAAACTCGCGCCATTGATGCAATAGCGCAAACCGCCCATTGCCTGCGGACCGTCTTCAAACACATGTCCCAAATGCGAATCCGCCGCACGACTGCGCACTTCCGTACGCACGCGCGACAGCGACAAATCCTCATGCTCGGTAATCACCGCCTCTGTAATCGGACGGGTAAAACTCGGCCAGCCGCAGCCGGCATCATATTTATCCGCCGAGCTGAACAAGGGTTCGCCGCTGACGATATCCACATAAATACCCTCTTGTGTCAATTGATCGTATTCATGCGAGAAAGGACGTTCGGTGGCTTCTTCCTGCGTGACCTGCCATTGCAAATCGCTCAATTGCGCCTTTAAACCTTCCGCTTCCGGCTTATGATAAGCCGCGCCGTCAACCGCAATTTGCGCTTCCTGCGCACGCACTTGCTCGGCATGGGACAAAGGCGTAGCGGCAATGCCTAAATTGACATGACAGTAGCCGTTCGGATTTTTATCCAAATAATCTTGATGATATTCTTCCGCGCGATAGAAATTGCCCAAGGGTAGATTTTCCACCACCAGCGGCTCGGCATAATCGCTTTGCAAACGTGCCAAAGCCCGCGCAATCACCGCCTGATCCGCCGCATCTTCATAATAGACGCCGACGCGGTACATCGTGCCGACATCCGCGCCCTGCTTATTCAGACTGGTCGGCTCGATAATGCGGAAAAGGTATTGCAGCAATTCGCCGAGACTGATGCGGCTGTCGTCGTAATCAATCTTGACCGTTTCCGCCGCCTCCGTCGCCCCTGAGCGCACCTGCTCATAAGAGGGATTGACCGTATTGCCGTTGGCATAGCCACTCTGCGTCTGCACTACGCCCTCAATTCTGGCGAAATAGGCATCTACGCCCCAAAAGCAACCGCCGGCAAAATAAATCGTTTTTTGCATTGTTCTCTCCCTTAATATTGATAAATCAAATTTTTAGCACCGAATTGCTGCTCCAGCCGCTGCAGCGTCTGCGCCTCAATCCAATAGCGACCACCCAAAGCCGCCCATCCTTCATAATTCTCGCCCTGCAAGAGCAAATGCACTTTCGCTCCCTGACAGACGCCCTGCTCCGTTTCGACTGCCGCCTGCATGCGCTGTGCTTTCAGCCATGTCAGTTCCGCAACATTTATTTCCGCCAAAGGGCTGCGAATCGTGAGATTGCGCAGGCATCTGAATTGCTCATGCTCAAAATCCGAGACCGCCTGCACGCTCAGCCCCCATTCATTTTTCCATGAAAAATACTCCAGCGCCACTTCCAGCATCAGCACCTTATCCAAGGCCAATAAGCCGATAAACTGCTCATAATTTTTGCCGGAGAGCATAAACTCATAGCGCGCGCTGCGATCATCAAGGGTAAAAAACGCCAGCATGCCGCCTTTTTTACTGGGAATCGAGCGCAATTCCGTGACCATACCGCCCAATCTCAATAATTGTGCCGAACCGCGCCGCTGCTTGAGATCGGCAGGCGGTGCGAGTTCCTGCAAATGGGCGACGATTTCCGCCAGCGACTGATCGCACATCGCCTGCAAACGCGGACGCACGCTGTTAATCGGATGATCGGTCAAATACATGCCCAGCGACTGTTTTTCCGCCTCGAGCTTTTCCTTATCCGTCCAAGTGGCGTTCGCATCAAGACTCAGCAACTCATCGCCGATTCCCTCATCGCCGCCGCCCAAAACGCCGAAGAAATCCTGCTGCGCCGACTGCTCGGTCTTATGATGCTGGTTTGCCAGCTTCATCGCCTGCGGCAAAGCCGCAGTCAAAGCGCCGCGATTCGGCTCGATAACATCAAAAGCACCTGCACTAATCAGGGATTCCAAGGTATTTTTATTAATCATTTTCAAATCAATGCGTCGGCATAAATCCAAAAGCGATTGATAAGGACCATTAGCTTCGCGCTCGGCAATCAAATCGCCGACCGCATTCTCGCCCACGCCTTTGACGGCGCCCAGTCCGAATAAAATTCGCCCCGCTTCGTCCACGCTGAAGCGGTACTGCGAACGGTTGATACAGGGCGGCATCACTTCCAGCCCCATATCCAAGGTTTCCGAGACCATCGGCACGACCTTGTCGATTTTATCCATATCCGAGGACAGAACCGCCGCCATCAGCTCCGCAGGATAATGCGCTTTCAGCCATGCGGTTTGATAAGACAATAAGGCATAGGCGGCGGAATGCGATTTATTAAAGCCGTATTCCGCAAATTTCGCCATCAAATCAAAGATATCATTCGCCACATTGCTGTGTACGCCGCCGGCAATCGCCCTTTCGACGAAAATCGCCTTCTGCTCCGCCATCACATCGGCTTTCTTTTTGCCCATGGCGCGGCGCAGCAAATCCGCCTCACCCAAACTGTAATTCGCCAGAATTTGCGCCACTTGCATGACTTGTTCTTGATAGACCATCACGCCGTAGGTGTTTTCCAGAATTCCTTCCAGCGCCGGATGCGGATATTCCACTTCCGCCAAACCGTGTTTGCGGTTGATAAAGTCATCCACCATACCCGATTGCAAAGGTCCGGGGCGAAATAAGGCGACCAAGGCGATAATATCTTCAAAATTATCCGGTTGCAGTTTGCGAATCAGATTTTTCATGCCCGAAGATTCCAGCTGGAACACTGCGCTGGTACGAGTCGATTTGAGCAGTTTGAAAGTCGCGGGATCATCTAAGGGCAATGCTTCGATTTTCAGCGCGGCTTTGCCTTCCCGCGCATGACGCTGATTGACGAAATCCAATGCCCAATCAATCACCGTAAGCGTGCGCAGCCCCAAAAAGTCGAATTTGACCAAGCCGACCGCTTCGATATCGTCTTTATCGAATTGCGTTATCAAAGGCGCACCCACGCTTTCCGTATAGAGCGCCGAAAAATCGGTCAATTTGGTCGGCGCAATCACCACGCCGCCGGCATGTTTGCCGACATTGCGCGCCAAACCTTCCAATTGCAAAGCCGTATCGATCAATTCGCGGGTTTCTTCGTTCTGCTCGTAATCCTGCGCCAAATCCGGCGAGAAAAATTCCGGCTGTTTCTTGGATTTTTCCGTCCGTCCCAAGGCATCGGGCAAGGTAACGCCCAGCGTTTTGGGAATTTTCTTCGATACGCCGTCGCAGAAACTGTAGGATTTGCCCTGCACGCGCCCCACATCGCGCACCACCGCTTTCGCCGCCATCGTACCGTGCGTGGCGATTTGCGATACCTTTTCATGTCCGTATTTATCCGCCACATAGCGAATCACGCGGTCGCGTTTTTCCATGCAGAAATCGACGTCGAAATCCGGCATCGAGACCCGTTCGGGATTTAAAAAACGCTCGAAGAGCAAATCATAAGCCAAGGGATCCAAATCCGTGATTTTCAGCGCATAGGCGACTAAAGAACCCGCCCCCGAGCCGCGTCCCGGCCCGACCGGCACGTCATTATCTTTTGCCCATTGAATAAAATCCGCCACAATCAAAAAATAGCCCGGAAAGCCCATCTGATTGATAACGTTCAATTCGATATGCAGACGCTCGCGATAAGTGGCGGCATGAGCGGCACGATTTTCCGCATCCGGAAACAACTGCTCCAGACGTTCTTCCAAACCGCGCTCGGATTCGCGCACCAAATATTCTTCAATCGCCATACCCTCAGGCAGGGGAAAATTCGGCAGGAAATTCTTGCCCAAGGTCAGCTGCACATTGCAGCGCTGCGCAATGATGTCGCTATTGAGCAATAATTGCGGCGCATCGGCAAACAGCGCCGCCATCTCCGCCTGAGTGCGCAAATAATGCTGCTCGGTAAAGGCATGCGGTCTGGTGCTGTCGGCAATAATGCGACCGGTGGCAATGCAGACCCGTGCTTCATGCACGTCAAATTGCTCGGGCGCGGCGAAACAGGCCAAATTAGTCGCCACCGCTGCCATCTGCAATACCTGCCCGATTTCGGCACAGGCGGTACAGTATTCGCGCTCGCCGCTTTCGCCGCTGCGGCTGATTTGCAGATAAAAGCGGTCGGCAAAAATACTCTGCCAATGCGCCGCCCTTGCCTGCATCAGGTTTTTGTCATTGGCAGACAATGCCGCCGCCATATCGCCTGCCATACCGCCGTTTAAAGCCAGCAAATCGCTACACT is a window from the Suttonella indologenes genome containing:
- a CDS encoding pseudouridine synthase; translation: MSEALSILYRDDYLIAVHKPAGLFVHRSNLDRRAQDFLLQQLRDQIGQYLYPVHRLDRPTSGIVLFALQSATAAALKAQFDSGGVEKRYHAVLRGYLQAQTIDYPLKPIYDAIADKHRKALTEAKAACSRFTPLAQVELPFASSARYPTSHYSLACLVPQSGRKHQLRRHAKHISHPIIGDTAYGDLRQNKAFAEHLDIHGLLLHSYALRLRHPQTATALEIVDSVVTPRWQRIYQLFKTDGATLLSL
- a CDS encoding O-antigen ligase family protein, with protein sequence MAVNSIRQGFQLGRFWVGSFWLLAFVLAFVVRSSYGYGAGAIALAGILSLFTWRQMPPLSQATRQWSLLLLVYVGLMLLFLYAGDEPIGAYERLGRYLLAVPLVIAIWRWRPSMHCYAISLVLGIAAAFTVVFIARVIQGKGIGSGYGYQNQIQYSDMVMIMGTAALFASFAYRRFGLSWWLLHAAALLALAGAFLTGGRGGWLVLLPTMALYIAAQEGGKRLKTAIVMLLGVSAFIALLCSIPQLHISGRVMQIWYDIQQFQSGNAHSSQGARLAMWQCSWHLFAEQPWLGLGGELKQMMIEAADQGFCATAVKGFNHVHNDFIDIFVRYGLLGGTATLLMYAYPAYLYLRALRFPLTAEQRTMAWSGIAVCAAFYTCSMSNAILAHNITSVFFLLFNAYLITGLGKRPIPIGTHV
- the dnaE gene encoding DNA polymerase III subunit alpha, translated to MIALHNHSEYSLSDSILRIEDLVAYAKADGQAALALTDRNNAYGLVKFYKAARGAGIKPILGCDLSVRNAQGEIHQILLYAQNERGFRQLNELISFAYAQDQHNGEVAVNIERFTPAQCSDLLALNGGMAGDMAAALSANDKNLMQARAAHWQSIFADRFYLQISRSGESGEREYCTACAEIGQVLQMAAVATNLACFAAPEQFDVHEARVCIATGRIIADSTRPHAFTEQHYLRTQAEMAALFADAPQLLLNSDIIAQRCNVQLTLGKNFLPNFPLPEGMAIEEYLVRESERGLEERLEQLFPDAENRAAHAATYRERLHIELNVINQMGFPGYFLIVADFIQWAKDNDVPVGPGRGSGAGSLVAYALKITDLDPLAYDLLFERFLNPERVSMPDFDVDFCMEKRDRVIRYVADKYGHEKVSQIATHGTMAAKAVVRDVGRVQGKSYSFCDGVSKKIPKTLGVTLPDALGRTEKSKKQPEFFSPDLAQDYEQNEETRELIDTALQLEGLARNVGKHAGGVVIAPTKLTDFSALYTESVGAPLITQFDKDDIEAVGLVKFDFLGLRTLTVIDWALDFVNQRHAREGKAALKIEALPLDDPATFKLLKSTRTSAVFQLESSGMKNLIRKLQPDNFEDIIALVALFRPGPLQSGMVDDFINRKHGLAEVEYPHPALEGILENTYGVMVYQEQVMQVAQILANYSLGEADLLRRAMGKKKADVMAEQKAIFVERAIAGGVHSNVANDIFDLMAKFAEYGFNKSHSAAYALLSYQTAWLKAHYPAELMAAVLSSDMDKIDKVVPMVSETLDMGLEVMPPCINRSQYRFSVDEAGRILFGLGAVKGVGENAVGDLIAEREANGPYQSLLDLCRRIDLKMINKNTLESLISAGAFDVIEPNRGALTAALPQAMKLANQHHKTEQSAQQDFFGVLGGGDEGIGDELLSLDANATWTDKEKLEAEKQSLGMYLTDHPINSVRPRLQAMCDQSLAEIVAHLQELAPPADLKQRRGSAQLLRLGGMVTELRSIPSKKGGMLAFFTLDDRSARYEFMLSGKNYEQFIGLLALDKVLMLEVALEYFSWKNEWGLSVQAVSDFEHEQFRCLRNLTIRSPLAEINVAELTWLKAQRMQAAVETEQGVCQGAKVHLLLQGENYEGWAALGGRYWIEAQTLQRLEQQFGAKNLIYQY